The Deltaproteobacteria bacterium genome has a window encoding:
- a CDS encoding glycoside hydrolase family 2 protein — protein sequence MRRIETLAEGWELARGDGGAGGEGPWHPVTLPHAWNTSPGGVPAPGDDRGPGWYRRALVVPEVAAGRRAFLEIGAAGTVADVYVGGTHLAHHRGGYSAFRCDLTGALDAAGRGLLAVRVDNAPAGDVYPLTGDHTIFGGLYRPVRLLVVGPVHVDLLDHGGPGVVVRPLALDGDTARVRVTVRVANDGATRAREEVAIGLRDGDGTPVASATAGVTIAPGALAEAAAELVIERPRRWDGRRDPHRYRVVAEVAGDRVELPFGLRTFAIDPRSGVTLNGRPYRLHGVSRHHDVNGTPAVSRAEIERDIDLVDELGATALRLAHYQHAGDVLDLCDERGIVVWAEIPVNAKVSPEDPLTNAAAQLTELIRQQRHHPSILCWGVQNEAVIGEQVADPRPVAAALAALARKEDPDRPTAQAQLTLVRPDDPINRIADLNALNLYHGWYHERAEGVGPALDAHRAANPDVPLGLSEYGADARPDFHAGEPVPGDYTEEYQALFHEVYWRAIEERPWLWATFVWNLFDFASAIRDEGGTRGFNMKGLVTRDRRIRKDAFWWYKAHWSREPVLHVCGRRFVNRHDPELELKVYANHPEVRLLAGGRDLGVRRSPDRVFRWRLRLGPGETTVVALAGGQRDEATFRLAGAPDPSYVCPAPRRVQDRGAMASWYESAGIAIDPGRYGTWSLLGELLDDPATRAILVEEFGPRLLDDPRLEVARGFPLDFVLGAANAGLSDEQLVALHARLTAVPKPVAGTRG from the coding sequence GTGCGGCGGATCGAGACGCTCGCGGAGGGGTGGGAGCTCGCGAGGGGCGACGGGGGCGCCGGCGGCGAGGGCCCGTGGCACCCGGTGACGCTCCCCCACGCGTGGAACACCTCGCCGGGCGGCGTGCCCGCGCCCGGGGACGATCGCGGGCCGGGCTGGTACCGCCGCGCGCTGGTGGTGCCGGAGGTGGCCGCCGGGCGCCGGGCGTTCCTCGAGATCGGGGCGGCGGGCACGGTCGCCGACGTCTACGTCGGCGGCACGCATCTGGCCCACCACCGGGGCGGCTACTCGGCCTTCCGCTGCGACCTCACGGGCGCGCTCGACGCCGCCGGGCGCGGGCTCCTCGCGGTGCGGGTCGACAACGCGCCGGCCGGCGACGTCTACCCGCTGACCGGCGACCACACGATCTTCGGGGGCCTCTACCGCCCGGTGCGGCTCCTCGTGGTGGGCCCGGTCCACGTCGACCTCCTCGACCACGGCGGGCCGGGCGTGGTCGTTCGCCCGCTCGCGCTCGACGGCGACACGGCCCGGGTGCGGGTGACGGTCCGGGTCGCCAACGACGGCGCCACCCGCGCGCGCGAGGAGGTTGCGATCGGCCTGCGTGACGGCGACGGCACCCCCGTGGCCTCCGCGACGGCCGGCGTGACGATCGCTCCCGGCGCGCTGGCCGAAGCCGCCGCCGAGCTCGTGATCGAGCGCCCCCGCCGCTGGGACGGGCGGCGCGATCCGCACCGCTACCGGGTGGTGGCCGAGGTGGCCGGCGATCGCGTGGAGCTGCCCTTCGGCCTGCGCACCTTCGCGATCGACCCCCGAAGCGGGGTGACCCTCAACGGCCGCCCCTACCGGCTCCACGGCGTCAGCCGCCACCACGACGTGAACGGCACGCCGGCGGTGTCGCGCGCCGAGATCGAGCGCGACATCGACCTCGTCGACGAGCTCGGCGCGACGGCGCTGCGCCTCGCGCACTACCAGCACGCCGGGGACGTCCTCGACCTGTGCGACGAGCGCGGCATCGTGGTGTGGGCGGAGATCCCCGTCAACGCGAAGGTCTCGCCCGAGGACCCGCTCACCAACGCCGCCGCCCAGCTCACCGAGCTGATCCGCCAGCAGCGCCACCATCCCTCGATCCTGTGCTGGGGCGTCCAGAACGAGGCGGTGATCGGCGAGCAGGTTGCCGATCCGCGCCCGGTCGCGGCTGCCCTGGCCGCCCTGGCCCGGAAGGAGGATCCCGACCGGCCGACCGCCCAGGCGCAGCTCACCCTCGTCCGGCCCGACGACCCGATCAACCGGATCGCGGACCTGAACGCGCTGAACCTCTACCACGGCTGGTACCACGAGCGGGCCGAGGGGGTGGGCCCCGCCCTCGACGCGCACCGCGCCGCCAACCCGGACGTGCCGCTCGGGCTCAGCGAGTACGGCGCCGATGCCCGCCCCGACTTCCACGCGGGCGAGCCGGTGCCCGGTGACTACACCGAGGAGTACCAGGCCCTCTTCCACGAGGTCTACTGGCGGGCGATCGAGGAGCGGCCCTGGCTGTGGGCCACCTTCGTCTGGAACCTCTTCGACTTCGCCTCGGCGATCCGCGACGAGGGCGGCACGCGCGGCTTCAACATGAAGGGCCTGGTCACGCGCGACCGCCGGATCCGCAAGGACGCCTTCTGGTGGTACAAGGCCCACTGGTCCCGCGAGCCGGTGCTGCACGTCTGTGGCCGGCGCTTCGTGAACCGCCACGACCCCGAGCTCGAGCTCAAGGTGTACGCGAACCATCCCGAGGTGCGCCTGCTCGCCGGCGGCCGGGACCTCGGCGTCCGCCGCTCGCCGGATCGGGTCTTCCGCTGGCGGCTGCGGCTCGGCCCGGGCGAGACCACCGTCGTGGCCCTGGCCGGCGGCCAGCGCGACGAGGCGACCTTCCGCCTGGCCGGCGCCCCCGACCCCTCCTACGTGTGCCCGGCGCCCCGGCGGGTGCAAGACCGGGGCGCCATGGCCTCCTGGTACGAGAGCGCCGGCATCGCGATCGACCCCGGCCGCTACGGCACCTGGAGCCTCCTCGGCGAGCTCCTCGACGACCCCGCGACGCGGGCGATCCTGGTCGAGGAGTTCGGCCCCCGGCTCCTCGACGACCCGCGCCTCGAGGTCGCCCGCGGCTTCCCGCTCGACTTCGTCCTCGGCGCCGCGAACGCCGGCCTCTCCGACGAGCAGCTCGTCGCCCTCCACGCGCGCCTCACCGCCGTCCCGAAGCCCGTGGCCGGCACCCGCGGCTGA
- a CDS encoding acyl-CoA dehydrogenase family protein, translated as MFELDETHRAFESAVRAWCERELAPAVPALERGEALPYPLLRKLGRELGIAEALAATAERRLARLRSGGQARPGSEEPGGEGEAGGLGGDPLLTSVLFKELCRVSPGFGMVLMATLGCGMTILARGSAALVERFALPVLRFEKIGAWALTEPEAGSDAFGGMRTTAVREGDGLRLQGRKTFISNAPYADVLTVFARVEREDGEPVARPVVVERGTQGLETGPPLRKMGMHDSPTGDVFLDGCHVPLDHVVGSLESSARARGAAALETLNLERSVMPSMCLGILERCVEESVRYARDRRQFGRAIGEFQGVAFPLARMALALENARNLVLKLAWAQKHGRLDARLASAAKLYCAEEATRAALAAVQIHGGSGYMADLPLEKLARDAKMFEIGGGTNEIQLQTIARSLLA; from the coding sequence GTGTTCGAGCTCGACGAGACGCATCGGGCCTTCGAGAGCGCGGTCCGCGCCTGGTGCGAGCGCGAGCTCGCACCGGCCGTGCCGGCGCTCGAGCGCGGCGAGGCCCTGCCCTACCCGCTGCTCCGCAAGCTCGGCCGTGAGCTCGGCATCGCGGAAGCGCTCGCGGCGACGGCCGAGCGGCGCCTCGCGCGGCTCCGCAGTGGCGGGCAGGCGCGGCCCGGCTCCGAGGAGCCGGGCGGCGAGGGCGAAGCCGGCGGCCTCGGCGGCGACCCGCTGCTCACGAGCGTGCTCTTCAAGGAGCTGTGCCGCGTCTCGCCGGGCTTCGGCATGGTCCTGATGGCGACGCTCGGCTGTGGCATGACGATCCTCGCGCGCGGCTCGGCCGCGCTCGTCGAGCGCTTCGCGCTCCCCGTGCTGCGCTTCGAGAAGATCGGCGCCTGGGCGCTCACCGAGCCCGAGGCCGGAAGCGACGCCTTCGGCGGCATGCGTACGACGGCCGTCCGCGAAGGCGACGGCCTGCGGCTGCAGGGGCGCAAGACCTTCATCAGCAACGCCCCCTACGCCGACGTGCTCACGGTCTTCGCCCGTGTCGAGCGCGAGGATGGCGAGCCGGTCGCCCGTCCCGTCGTGGTCGAGCGCGGGACGCAGGGGCTCGAGACCGGCCCGCCGCTGCGCAAGATGGGCATGCACGACTCGCCCACCGGCGACGTCTTCCTCGACGGCTGCCACGTGCCGCTCGACCACGTCGTCGGCTCGCTCGAGAGCAGCGCGCGCGCGCGCGGCGCCGCCGCGCTCGAGACGCTCAACCTCGAGCGCTCGGTGATGCCGAGCATGTGCCTCGGCATCCTCGAGCGCTGCGTCGAGGAGTCGGTGCGCTACGCGCGCGACCGGCGGCAGTTCGGGCGGGCGATCGGGGAGTTCCAGGGCGTCGCCTTCCCGCTCGCGCGCATGGCGCTCGCGCTCGAGAACGCGCGCAACCTGGTCCTGAAGCTCGCCTGGGCGCAGAAGCACGGCCGGCTCGACGCGCGCCTCGCGTCGGCCGCCAAGCTCTACTGCGCCGAGGAGGCGACACGCGCCGCGCTGGCCGCGGTGCAGATCCACGGCGGGTCGGGATACATGGCCGACCTCCCGCTCGAGAAGCTCGCCCGCGACGCCAAGATGTTCGAGATCGGCGGCGGAACCAACGAGATCCAGCTCCAGACGATCGCGCGCTCGCTGCTCGCGTAG
- a CDS encoding multidrug efflux SMR transporter, producing the protein MAWLYLLAAILLEVCGTTSMKLSRGFSVPGPTVAIFACYAASIVCLTLAVRQLEIGVAYAIWAGLGTAVVAAIGVLWFGEAATLAKGISLVLVIAGVAGLRLSSQGELTPPGAAAPITRAEDG; encoded by the coding sequence ATGGCGTGGCTCTATCTCCTCGCGGCGATCCTGCTCGAGGTCTGCGGCACCACCTCGATGAAGCTCTCGCGCGGCTTCAGCGTGCCCGGCCCGACCGTTGCGATCTTCGCCTGCTACGCCGCGAGCATCGTGTGCCTGACGCTCGCCGTGCGCCAGCTCGAGATCGGTGTCGCCTACGCGATCTGGGCCGGCCTCGGCACCGCGGTGGTCGCGGCGATCGGGGTGCTCTGGTTCGGCGAGGCCGCGACGCTCGCGAAGGGGATCTCGCTGGTCCTCGTGATCGCCGGCGTGGCCGGCCTCCGGCTCTCCTCGCAGGGCGAGCTCACGCCCCCCGGTGCGGCTGCGCCGATCACGCGCGCCGAGGACGGCTGA
- a CDS encoding cytochrome oxidase translates to MILQDVVWTLALVGIGLVALVFAAVVLQAGRPAEEAAARRFAARARRLQAGLFAVLLAGFVAGSWATLHRFPIPPQHGTVAARQVVEAIGRQWSWQITPATVESGSVVEFRVTAADVNHGFALYAPGGRIVTQTQAMPGYTNRLLHTFDEPGTYTIQCLEYCGIGHGPMKATLQVVAPASE, encoded by the coding sequence GTGATCCTGCAGGACGTGGTCTGGACCCTCGCGCTGGTGGGGATCGGGCTGGTCGCTCTCGTCTTCGCGGCCGTCGTCCTCCAGGCGGGCAGGCCCGCAGAGGAAGCGGCGGCCCGCCGCTTCGCCGCCCGGGCGCGCCGGCTGCAGGCCGGGCTCTTCGCGGTGCTGCTCGCCGGCTTCGTGGCGGGGAGCTGGGCCACCCTGCATCGCTTCCCGATCCCGCCCCAGCACGGCACGGTCGCCGCGCGACAGGTCGTGGAGGCGATCGGACGCCAGTGGTCGTGGCAGATCACTCCCGCCACCGTGGAGAGCGGCAGCGTCGTGGAGTTCCGCGTCACCGCTGCCGACGTCAACCATGGGTTCGCACTCTACGCGCCCGGTGGTCGGATCGTGACCCAGACCCAGGCGATGCCCGGCTACACGAACCGGCTGCTGCACACCTTCGACGAACCCGGAACCTACACGATACAATGTCTCGAGTACTGCGGTATCGGCCACGGACCCATGAAGGCCACCCTCCAGGTGGTCGCACCGGCGAGCGAATGA